The following nucleotide sequence is from Triticum dicoccoides isolate Atlit2015 ecotype Zavitan chromosome 7B, WEW_v2.0, whole genome shotgun sequence.
ACATGCTTTGAGCCATAAAAAAAACCATAAAACATCTCCCAATTTCTCATCAGATGTAGGCATGTGAGTGAACTGAGCTACCGTTATCGCACCACTCAAAATCGCTAAACTTCCGACCAACTATAGTACTAGCGCGCAACCGCACATAAGCATGCAGAAAACTACTTCTCGCATATAACCTCTACATTTAGAAGCTGATCCCTGCGCTACTTCTTGCATGTAATAAACTGATAAATTCACCCAATAAATGCTTGTGGACATTTTTGTTTCAATTCCTGCCAAAGTTACAGCCTGACCTGCACTCCACATTAATGCTGAACTTATCTCTCGTCCATTTTCACTTATTTTTTGCGTCGCACTTGACATTAATGTTAGAAAATACGTTGAGCATTTTTCACATTAATGTTGAAGAATCCTCAGTAGGCCGCACGGAGCATCCGCAGAGGATGAGGGGGGAGCCGGCCACGTCGAAAACAACAACTAGGCGCAAGCGAGTTCCATTTATTCTTCACCAAAAGCAAAGGGAAAAACCGCAGCTTTCGCCATGGCTTTTTTGCGGTTTTGCTCCTCCTGCCCCACTACCACCACCCTCGCCCCCATATTCTAGCCCCCCGTTGATCCCCTGCTTCTCGTCTCCTTCTACAGTTCCGCCCTCCCCTCCCTCGCCCCCGTGCTCCGCCTTCTCTGCTTGCTTGCCTGGCCCTGCCGCCTCAGGCGGCTCACGCCAATGCTGTGCCGCCTCCCGTCGAACCTGCCCCCCGCGCTGCTCCTTTGACCTCCCGTAAAAAACCTCCAGGGCTCCAGATATATCCCACCTAATCCTCCCACCCCCATTCCCGTCTCCTGCCGGTTTCTGCACACTCCGAGAATTCAAGAACGTCCCGGCAGCACCAACTCCCAACACCCCACAAGGCAGTACATACACTTCCGAGCGTGTACAAACAGGGCCGATCGAGCGGTGGAGGGGGAGCGGATGAAGAGCGCCCCTACCATGGACCCTGAGACGGCGGCTGCCCCGGGCACTCCGCCGGAGAGCACGGTATGGCCGCCGGAGTTACGTTCTGGTGATTCTTGAAATCTTTGATCGAGGGCCAGGCCAAACCTTGCCGGCCATCGTCTTGGTTGAATGTGCTTTTTTTTGTTTCTGATTGTTTGTCACGCGTTCAGGGGAGGCGGGGAGAGGGGAAGAAGAGGCTGCCGTGGCGGATGACGCTGAGCCTGGCGTACCAGAGCCTCGGGGTGGTGTACGGCGACCTGAGCACGTCGCCGCTGTACGTGTACAAGGCGGCGTTCGCGGACGACATCCAGCACTCGGAGACCAACGAGGAGATCCTGGGCGTGCTCTCCTTCGTCTTCTGGACGCTCACCCTCGTGCCGCTCCTCAAGTACGTCTGCGTCGTCCTCCGCGCCGACGACAACGGCGAGGGCGGCACCTTCGCGCTCtactccctcctctgccgccacgcCCGCGCCGCGCTCCTCCCGCCGGGCCGCGGCGCCGAGCCCGGGGACGAGGACCAGTTCTCCGACGCCGGCGGCGCCGCCGCCAAGAAGTACCTCGAGTATGACAATGCCGACGCGCTGGGCGGGCGCGGCGGGGGCGCCGCCGCCAGCGTCAGGCGGGTGCTGGAGCGCCACAAGGTGCTGCAGCGCGTCCTGCTCGTGCTCGCGCTCGTCGGCACCTGCATGGTCATCGGCGACGGCGTCCTCACGCCGGCCATCTCCGGTGCGTCTTCTTGCCAAATCGCCACACAAGATGCTCTTAATTCGGATCCAACAGTGTACTACTACTATTTTTGGACTGTATTACGATGTGGATTTCTGATTTGGAGATGTGGATCTGTTTCTGAAGTTTTCTCCGCGGTGTCCGGGCTGGAGTTGTCCATGGAGAAGGGGCATCACAAATGTAAGGATCCAATCATGGCCATGGCCCTCTTCCTTTCTATTGCTTTGGATTTAGAAGAAGGCAGATTTGTCTTCCCTGTTACTGTTTCTTGAGTCAAGGTCTGAACAGTTGTGGAATTGCTTCCCTGTTAGATCATTTAATTTTATGCAAACCACTGCTTTTTACCTGAAAGTTTTACCTAGCAATGGTAGATAATGTGGCCATCCGCCGATCCGGGCTGTCGGCGGTAAGACCGTCCGAATGAAACAGTGGATGGTGAAAGTTAACTGCAAGGACATGAACGAATTGGCTTAGCCAACTCAGATGATCAGTTGCGTgccaagatgtagcagtgtgtgtgcAGTACTTCAGTTCAGTTTCGAGAAACAGAGCATGATCACAGACAGGGATGTGTGGGTACCAAATAAGGGACTACTGCCACTAGTCATCGCATGCCTAACAGTTGTTAtgacttatgagcaggaaaatagacCAATTTCCTCACCACTCATAGCTCCAACTAACGGTACTTTCCGTGTGCTAATGGTGTGGAAATGTGGTTGGAGTTAGAGATGACCATCATCTACAATGCTATGCTTGTTTAGTTCAATGTGCCGTTCAAGGAAGAAAAAAGCGCCGGCACAAATATGGTATCGTGAAAAGCGGAACATATGCTGAAGAGAACTCCGGAATTCAGAGCATAGGAACTTCGTTTTTCTTCTCCATACCAATAATTTAGCCTTTATAAACTTGATTTATGCCTGCACATGCGTGCACTGTCCTTTATGCTGATTCTTTTTGTTGTGGATTTGTTCTGCTATATTTACAACTCATTTCTAATAGTAGCTTGCCATTGTGATTCTGCAGATGTGGAGTTGCCTCTTGCTTGCTTCATACTGGTGTGCCTGTTTGCGCTTCAACACTATGGCACTCACCGGGTGGGATTCATTTTCGCCCCGATTGTGATCGCATGGCTTCTATGCATAAGCATGATTGGTGTTTACAACATTGTGAAATGGGAGCCTCATGTGTATCAAGCGTTATCTCCGTACTACATGTACAAGTTCTTGAAGAAAACACAGAGAGGAGGCTGGATGTCCCTGGGGGGAATACTGCTTTGTGTTACAGGTACAACGCTCAGCAACCATTTTTCAGTGCCTTGATCTGTGGATCATGACCTCTAATACAAAGGTGATTTTCTCTATCAGGATCTGAAGCAATGTTCGCAGATCTGGGGCATTTCAATCAGTTGTCGATACAGGTGAAGAAATTGCTGCTGCATGCTCATTTTACTGGGGAATAATTTGTCTCTGATAACAGTTTCCTGGATGCAGATTGCTTTTACTTGCATGGTTTACCCATCATTGATCCTTGCATACATGGGCCAAGCTGCTTATCTGTCTAAGCATCACATCCTGGAAGGTGACTACAGGGTCGGATTCTACGTGTCTGTGCCAGGCAAGTCATGTTCCTCAGATCTTTTGCCAGAGGCGAGAACAATATTAAATTGTTGTTCTCCTTGTGTTGTGTTTTAAAATGTCTGCAACTTTGTCATTTTCAGAGGTAATTAGATGGCCAGTTCTGGCAATTGCCATTCTTGCGGCAGTTGTCGGCAGCCAAGCTGTCATCACCGGCACATTTTCGATGATCAAGCAGTGCACTTCCCTCGGCTGCTTTCCCCGGGTGAAGATCGTGCACACCTCCGCCCAAGTACATGGGCAGATATACATTCCAGAGATCAACTGGATCCTGATGATACTGTGCTTAGCGGTAACCATTGGTTTCAGAGACACAAAACACTTGGGCAATGCATCAGGTATACCATGTTAATATGCTTTGAATCACCTTCCCCTGCTAAACTCATCCTATACATATGAATGATAATGTGGCGATGTTTCTGTAAAACAGGGTTGGCTGTAATAACTGTCATGCTGGTCACCACATGTCTGATGTCGCTGGTGATAGTCTTGTGCTGGCACAAGAGCATATTCCTGGCAATcgggttcatcgtgttcttcggcaCCATCGAGGCGCTGTACTTCTCGGCGGCGCTCATCAAGTTCAGGGAAGGAGCCTGGGTCCCCATCGTCCTCGCCTTCGTCTTCATGATGGTAATGTGCATCTGGCACTATGGCACCATCAAGAAGTACGAGTTCGATCTTCAGAACAAGGTCTCCATCAACTGGCTCCTTGGCCTCAGCCCAAACCTCGGAATCGTCCGTGTCCGCGGCATCGGCCTCATACACACCGAGCTTGACAGTGGCATCCCTGCGATCTTCTCCCATTTTGTCACCAATCTGCCTGCATTCCATCAGGTATTTGCACATTCCTCTTCTTCTGAAGCTTGATCGTATTACCTTGTTCAGACATTCAGAAGTGTGTTGACACATCCATCATTTCCTGACGTTGGTGATGGGGCAGGTGCTCATCTTCATGTGCATCAAGAACGTCCCGATTCCGCACGTCTCGCCGGACGAGCGGTTCCTAGTCGGAAGGATCGGGCCGAAGGAGTACAGGATCTACCGGTGCATCGTCCGGTACGGGTACCACGACGTGCAGATGGACGACCAGGAGTTCGAGAAGGACCTGGTGTGCAGCGTCGCCGAGTTCATCCGCTCAGGAGGCGGCGCCACCAAGGCCAACGGCTTGACGCCGGGCGTGGTCGACAGGGACGAGGAGCGGATGACGGTCGTGGCCTCCGGCAGGATGCGCATGATGGAGGACGAGGGCCTCGGTGGCGAGGCGGCGTCGGGGAGCACCGTCGGGCCCTCGCGCGCCGCCAGGGGGGAGAGGGAGATACAGTCGCCGTCGCcaacgccagcgccggcgccggcgatgGGCGTCCGGAAGAGGGTGAGGTTCGTGCTGCCGGCGTCGACCCCGCGGCCGAACGCCGGCgtggaggaggagctgcgggagcTGACGGACGCGCGGGAGGCCGGCATGGCCTTCATCCTGGGCCACTGCTACGTCAAGGCCAAGACCGGGTCCAGCTTCCTCCGgcggctggtgatcaacttcggctacgaCTTCCTGCGGAGGAACAGCCGCGGCCCCAACTACGCCGTCACCGTCCCGCACGCCTCCACCCTCGAGGTCGGCATGATATACTATGTCTGAGCTGATCTGATGGAGCTCCGAAGACTATAGGAAGAAGATAAAGCTAGATGAAAATGGGAAATGAGAGGAATTTTCAGCTGTATATGCTAGATCTGGACATGTATGAGTTTTtggtgtacatgtatgtagccttgGTTTTCTTGTGCCTCTTCCTTCTTCAACCTGTAAGTAGTAGCACAAAGACGGGCGCCATTAGAGAGGCTGAGAGGGCCAGGGAAGTTGTACTGCGGATTGAAAAGACCGAGCAGAAATCCGGAAGCTGTGATTTCCGTAGGCCATGGACTCGAGTAGCTGTCAAGACCTCTGAATCTTGGTCCCTGCGGCTGTCTAAAATCTTCAGTTAAGCTACGTACCGGTTAAGGAGAATTTTGAGTTTTTTTACGGATCGACCGACCTAACAAAACTGAAAACAGAACACTAGTCTTTGTACAAAGAGACATCAGCCAAGAAAGAAAATTACATCCTTTGCATAAAAGAACATCAATCAAGAAATAAAATTACGATCAAGGCTTTTGCATAAAAGAACATCAATCAAGAAATAAAATTACGATCAAGGCTGAAGAATCCCCTGAGCTTGACACCATCgccgtcacctgcctccggcaccaccacaacaGCCACCAATGGAAAAATATGACGggtcacctcctcacccgagctcgataCGGCTCCAACGCTGATATGcaactttgcggacctccaagatgGCTCACCCAAGGCGAAGCCATTGCCGTTGAATAAATTAGACCggcgcaacaccccggacacgctgtcgaactccagatctggcatccCTGCACGACTAAGATGTCAGAGGAGGAAACCAtatctgccatccacgaaccacgaacgcAGCACTCGATCCACCATctttcagatgtcgtcgatgcGTACCACAATCTGCATCGCTCCTGGACTATCTCCCAAACTCCGTGCCGACActggagcaaacgtcgtcgcaacgacggagcccgaggacacaagtgcaccacgaggatgccgccgccgccacgccatccttgcttgaaggTCCGCAAAGTTGCATATCAGAACAATTTgccttgtttggatccatgggttagagttagtttgagctagtttgggctcaaatagccctaaagtatccaaacatgaggactagtttgagctagttgcatctaacccacccaaaaaaattatctcacccaagaggtgctaattggagttaGTTCTCCTagcgcatttattgtcaatctaaccctatcatccaaacacctctttgcctAGAGttggttcagggttagtcatgagctagaaactaactctaacctctagctaagttagagtatccaaacagggccatagagcAACAACATGATGAGCACATCCAGTAGGAGGAAAATCAGGAAACCAGGAAGGGTCAAACTAGAAACAGATCGCATACACCGATCAGAGAAGAAACCCCTTGTAGGTTAAACCTGCCAAGCTGAATATCTCTGAATTTGATGGAGATCATGCTAACTCATATATTCAAAACATGGAAAAATATTTCAGTTCTTCCAGAGCATTGTTGGAACACATGGAACACATGGCTGAATTGGCAATTTCATACATAAGGCTTGATGCGACTTGaaactgcgtcggtatttccccaaagaggaagggatgatgcagtatagctatgataggtattttcctcagttatgaaaccaaggttatcag
It contains:
- the LOC119335490 gene encoding potassium transporter 10-like; translation: MKSAPTMDPETAAAPGTPPESTGRRGEGKKRLPWRMTLSLAYQSLGVVYGDLSTSPLYVYKAAFADDIQHSETNEEILGVLSFVFWTLTLVPLLKYVCVVLRADDNGEGGTFALYSLLCRHARAALLPPGRGAEPGDEDQFSDAGGAAAKKYLEYDNADALGGRGGGAAASVRRVLERHKVLQRVLLVLALVGTCMVIGDGVLTPAISVFSAVSGLELSMEKGHHKYVELPLACFILVCLFALQHYGTHRVGFIFAPIVIAWLLCISMIGVYNIVKWEPHVYQALSPYYMYKFLKKTQRGGWMSLGGILLCVTGSEAMFADLGHFNQLSIQIAFTCMVYPSLILAYMGQAAYLSKHHILEGDYRVGFYVSVPEVIRWPVLAIAILAAVVGSQAVITGTFSMIKQCTSLGCFPRVKIVHTSAQVHGQIYIPEINWILMILCLAVTIGFRDTKHLGNASGLAVITVMLVTTCLMSLVIVLCWHKSIFLAIGFIVFFGTIEALYFSAALIKFREGAWVPIVLAFVFMMVMCIWHYGTIKKYEFDLQNKVSINWLLGLSPNLGIVRVRGIGLIHTELDSGIPAIFSHFVTNLPAFHQVLIFMCIKNVPIPHVSPDERFLVGRIGPKEYRIYRCIVRYGYHDVQMDDQEFEKDLVCSVAEFIRSGGGATKANGLTPGVVDRDEERMTVVASGRMRMMEDEGLGGEAASGSTVGPSRAARGEREIQSPSPTPAPAPAMGVRKRVRFVLPASTPRPNAGVEEELRELTDAREAGMAFILGHCYVKAKTGSSFLRRLVINFGYDFLRRNSRGPNYAVTVPHASTLEVGMIYYV